The proteins below are encoded in one region of Sulfolobus sp. A20:
- a CDS encoding cytochrome B yields the protein MKEVKSKELKVGISRRDFMKLAAMSGLTAWMVEKGLTWKDLFNMASDTLADPINIIWTGNGWCGGNTIAFIDAMNPAVEDVVTQVTFNLQPIQLRQPSIPQLGNVNLVYHPILMPQDDMAYPTMEAALAGLFDPYVLVVEGTMFDEFGLYYQKPSGSFWCSAGRTPSGEVLLCDQFVFNLMKRAALVYATGACATYGGIPSTTNGLGQRTPTYTMGMLDDPYRGILGFPAYLHEVYEKGLGTFNGETVIDEDIYAVTNSPYNTAYPGPSYHWQSKLGQPIVAIAADPPAGDWIMRTLVAGVLYARGLAPPPSSYLDIFNRPKFFYGNETHQNCPRAGFFAQGIFAKEFGDPQCTYSLGCKGTEANSPAPLLGWVGGVGGCTRGGVCIACTAPGFPDLYEPFYAPPNAPTLPSTTLLAAAAGVGVVVGVGSYLLSRTRRKPLTPKAKEVS from the coding sequence GTGAAGGAGGTAAAATCAAAGGAACTTAAAGTTGGAATTAGTAGAAGAGACTTCATGAAGCTGGCAGCTATGTCCGGTTTAACAGCTTGGATGGTCGAGAAGGGATTAACATGGAAGGACTTGTTTAATATGGCTAGTGACACACTGGCAGATCCAATAAACATCATATGGACTGGTAACGGATGGTGTGGAGGAAACACTATAGCCTTCATAGACGCGATGAATCCAGCTGTGGAAGATGTTGTAACCCAAGTTACGTTCAATTTACAGCCAATACAATTAAGGCAACCATCGATACCCCAGCTTGGCAACGTTAACTTAGTTTATCACCCAATCCTAATGCCACAAGATGATATGGCATATCCAACCATGGAAGCGGCTTTAGCTGGACTATTTGATCCTTACGTTTTAGTTGTTGAAGGGACTATGTTTGACGAATTTGGACTGTATTATCAAAAGCCATCAGGTTCCTTCTGGTGTTCTGCCGGTAGAACTCCCAGTGGAGAAGTATTGTTATGTGATCAGTTCGTGTTTAATTTAATGAAAAGGGCAGCACTAGTATACGCAACAGGTGCATGTGCAACCTATGGAGGAATACCTTCTACTACAAACGGTTTAGGTCAAAGGACTCCTACATATACGATGGGTATGTTAGATGACCCATATAGAGGCATCTTAGGGTTCCCAGCTTATTTACATGAAGTATATGAAAAAGGTTTAGGAACTTTTAACGGAGAAACCGTAATAGATGAGGACATTTATGCAGTAACCAACTCACCTTATAATACAGCCTATCCTGGTCCAAGTTATCATTGGCAAAGTAAATTGGGTCAACCAATTGTAGCAATCGCCGCTGACCCTCCAGCCGGGGATTGGATAATGAGAACCTTAGTAGCTGGAGTTTTATACGCTAGAGGCTTAGCTCCACCACCCTCTTCTTATCTTGACATTTTTAATAGACCTAAGTTCTTCTACGGGAACGAAACGCACCAGAACTGTCCAAGGGCTGGTTTCTTCGCTCAAGGAATTTTCGCAAAGGAATTTGGAGATCCTCAATGTACTTATAGTCTAGGGTGTAAGGGTACTGAGGCTAATAGCCCAGCTCCATTATTGGGTTGGGTCGGTGGTGTAGGAGGATGTACAAGAGGGGGAGTATGCATTGCTTGCACTGCCCCAGGATTTCCGGACTTATACGAACCATTTTACGCTCCTCCAAATGCTCCCACATTACCTTCAACTACGCTTCTTGCAGCTGCAGCTGGAGTTGGAGTAGTTGTTGGTGTAGGTTCTTACTTATTATCCAGAACTAGGAGAAAACCCTTAACCCCTAAGGCTAAGGAGGTGAGCTAA
- the hypE gene encoding hydrogenase expression/formation protein HypE: MSDPKKVVTLLHGAGGSYMHSLIKEYFLPLYDGFGEVGLNVLDDGAIVNGIAFTTDSFTVRPIFFKGGDIGRLAVSGTVNDLAMMGADPIALSLAIVLEEGFPKEDLAKIVESIKRTSEEAGVHIVTGDTKVMEKGSLDKIIINTSGIGLPSPELKYNFKVLRKSREVKYEWLVPMNIRPNDKIIVSGTIGDHAIAILSSREGIEFEINISSDVAPLNKMMKSVLEVGGVADAKDPTRGGLADLLNDWADKSGLGIYIREADIPVKEEVRSAVEFLGLDLLELGNEGKAVLAVSPEVANDVLDALKKTPWGKDANIIGEVKKDIEGVILETVVGGKRLVNRPVGDPVPRIC; the protein is encoded by the coding sequence ATGAGTGATCCTAAAAAGGTTGTCACACTTTTACATGGCGCAGGAGGAAGTTATATGCATAGTTTAATTAAAGAATACTTCTTACCTCTTTATGACGGCTTTGGCGAAGTTGGGCTAAATGTGTTAGATGATGGAGCAATTGTAAATGGAATAGCTTTCACAACTGATTCCTTCACCGTTAGACCAATATTCTTTAAAGGAGGAGATATAGGTAGGTTAGCAGTTTCTGGAACTGTAAATGATTTAGCAATGATGGGAGCTGATCCAATAGCGTTAAGTTTAGCAATTGTTTTGGAGGAGGGATTTCCTAAGGAGGATCTAGCCAAGATTGTTGAAAGTATAAAGAGGACTTCAGAAGAGGCAGGGGTGCACATAGTTACTGGAGATACTAAGGTGATGGAGAAGGGTTCATTGGATAAAATTATAATAAATACTAGTGGAATAGGCTTACCTTCGCCGGAGTTAAAATATAACTTCAAGGTTTTAAGGAAATCTAGGGAAGTTAAGTATGAATGGTTAGTGCCAATGAATATTAGACCAAATGATAAGATAATAGTGTCGGGAACTATAGGTGATCACGCCATTGCCATCTTATCATCTAGAGAGGGGATAGAGTTTGAGATTAACATATCATCTGACGTAGCTCCCTTAAATAAGATGATGAAGAGTGTTTTAGAAGTGGGGGGTGTAGCTGACGCTAAAGATCCTACTAGGGGAGGTCTAGCTGACTTATTAAACGATTGGGCTGACAAATCTGGTTTAGGAATCTATATAAGAGAGGCTGATATTCCAGTAAAAGAAGAGGTTAGAAGTGCCGTTGAGTTCTTAGGACTGGATTTATTGGAATTAGGAAATGAGGGAAAAGCTGTACTCGCTGTATCCCCAGAAGTAGCTAATGATGTCTTAGATGCTTTAAAAAAGACTCCTTGGGGTAAAGATGCTAACATAATAGGTGAAGTTAAAAAAGATATTGAGGGTGTTATATTAGAAACAGTAGTAGGGGGTAAAAGGTTAGTAAATAGACCAGTAGGTGATCCAGTTCCAAGAATATGTTAG
- a CDS encoding transposase: MWELGVLTVYLGYPYFISQDKGNKFTVNIWSYRKLTEAIVYKLYEYGIKVFLVVEYNTSKLCAFHDVKIERKPRGIINCPLGHKLHSDVNGALNIMKRAINRIVSVLKKPLSFLVTSNGVIKGSNALDLGKTL, from the coding sequence TTGTGGGAGTTAGGAGTCTTAACAGTCTACCTTGGTTACCCTTACTTTATCTCTCAAGATAAGGGTAACAAGTTCACTGTGAATATCTGGTCTTATCGTAAACTAACTGAGGCAATAGTGTATAAACTCTACGAATATGGTATAAAGGTGTTTCTCGTTGTCGAGTATAATACTTCAAAGCTCTGTGCTTTCCATGACGTTAAGATTGAGAGGAAGCCTAGAGGGATTATCAATTGCCCTTTAGGTCATAAGCTTCACAGTGACGTTAATGGTGCTTTAAACATAATGAAGAGAGCAATAAATAGGATTGTAAGCGTACTAAAGAAGCCCCTTTCCTTTCTCGTAACGTCAAATGGAGTAATAAAGGGGAGTAACGCTTTAGACCTTGGCAAAACCCTTTAG
- a CDS encoding APC family permease translates to MKRHSFHTKITDLKSEVLHILDLVPLSTSSVAPTFSIAAAYGVMVSLAGPQAIMATFLTAVPFLLVALIFRQFNLHFPHAGASYHWGCKILGKKFGAFQAWVVTLAYFLSIPPIVIPAGEYTLALFYSLGLIQYSVYSSQFWVSVVGIIWVLIAAIPLMLGAKPTARFTEAFLITELIVLGLFLGLGFANFKVVNPFSWSWFFSTKVNWTGLVLAMIVAATIVDGWEIDSYASEESKRPRRWPGLSGIIGLLSVLLIYSVTMPLMTIETPLKPLAQSVDPLFTWTQYVVPSYSWLMDIAVLTSTASSLWLTAFILSRAWYAMARDKLLPSFFGWVHERFKSPWSSILLISGLNVLVNVLMLISPSVESFFTLLLSAAGIFLAMEFFLDSVSGVLFFWIKHTPMGKEKLSPHIHWAYRVVSIIASLSLGAIIALGLFYSPSTIGGDFPYVFAGLMTFSIPFIYLSRKMEVKEFAA, encoded by the coding sequence ATGAAAAGGCATAGTTTTCATACCAAAATTACAGATCTTAAAAGTGAAGTGCTACATATCCTAGACCTCGTCCCTCTGTCTACCTCTTCGGTTGCCCCTACCTTCAGTATAGCCGCAGCTTACGGTGTCATGGTCTCCCTAGCTGGTCCCCAAGCTATAATGGCTACTTTCCTTACGGCAGTACCATTTCTACTCGTTGCATTGATTTTTAGACAATTTAATCTGCACTTTCCACATGCTGGGGCATCCTATCATTGGGGATGTAAGATTTTGGGGAAAAAGTTTGGTGCCTTTCAAGCGTGGGTGGTAACTCTTGCGTACTTCTTATCTATCCCCCCTATAGTAATCCCCGCTGGAGAATACACGCTAGCTCTGTTTTATTCGCTTGGATTAATCCAATACTCTGTTTACTCATCCCAGTTTTGGGTTTCCGTAGTAGGCATAATTTGGGTCTTAATCGCAGCAATCCCTCTTATGTTAGGGGCTAAGCCAACAGCTAGATTTACTGAGGCCTTTCTCATTACGGAGCTTATAGTATTGGGCCTCTTCTTAGGCCTCGGTTTTGCAAACTTTAAGGTGGTGAACCCATTTAGCTGGAGCTGGTTCTTCTCTACTAAAGTTAATTGGACTGGATTAGTACTCGCAATGATTGTTGCAGCCACAATTGTTGATGGATGGGAAATAGATAGTTATGCCTCTGAGGAATCTAAAAGACCTAGAAGGTGGCCAGGACTTAGTGGAATAATAGGCCTCCTCTCAGTCCTATTAATATATAGTGTTACCATGCCTCTAATGACCATAGAAACCCCCTTAAAACCTCTAGCACAGAGCGTAGATCCCTTATTTACTTGGACTCAATATGTGGTACCTTCATATTCCTGGCTTATGGACATTGCAGTGCTTACCTCTACTGCAAGCTCTCTCTGGCTCACTGCATTTATACTCAGTAGAGCGTGGTACGCCATGGCTAGGGACAAGCTTTTGCCCTCGTTCTTTGGCTGGGTACATGAAAGATTCAAGAGTCCTTGGAGTAGTATACTCTTAATATCTGGTCTCAATGTTCTAGTAAATGTATTAATGTTAATTTCCCCCTCAGTTGAGTCCTTCTTTACTTTATTGCTTAGTGCTGCTGGAATCTTTCTAGCCATGGAATTCTTCCTAGATAGTGTCAGCGGAGTACTGTTTTTCTGGATAAAGCATACGCCAATGGGGAAAGAGAAGCTAAGCCCACACATTCACTGGGCTTACAGGGTAGTATCTATCATAGCCTCCCTTTCCCTTGGTGCAATAATAGCCCTAGGACTTTTTTACAGCCCATCCACCATAGGTGGTGATTTCCCATATGTATTTGCAGGATTAATGACGTTTTCAATTCCTTTCATTTATCTCTCAAGGAAGATGGAAGTAAAGGAATTCGCAGCTTAA
- a CDS encoding P-loop NTPase encodes MEPLRQLAKEKLRGKRVFVVMSAKGGVGKSIISSLLALSLSESEKTTVIDVDVHTMAIAKLFGLEGRLHEVSKLGVEPFMINNSLGLVSLSGVVKDNYVILPGISQDKVIESIIAFGNLKEAKNVVFDLPPGLGDELLVIERVADRDYAPIVVTTPSKVSVKVVEYLIKYLVNERKVKPMLLVNMSYFNCGDKVVRPFGDVKIIKELSEKYGIKFFELPIDTEIEAFIGNIQNYNGVVRQRIRELVLSRAIF; translated from the coding sequence GTGGAACCATTAAGACAGTTGGCTAAGGAGAAGCTTAGGGGTAAAAGAGTATTTGTGGTAATGAGTGCTAAAGGTGGTGTGGGTAAAAGTATAATCTCGTCTCTATTAGCACTTTCTTTATCAGAGAGTGAGAAGACTACCGTTATAGACGTTGATGTGCACACTATGGCAATAGCAAAGCTATTTGGATTAGAGGGAAGACTACACGAGGTTAGTAAGCTAGGTGTAGAGCCCTTTATGATAAACAACTCGTTAGGATTAGTTAGTCTAAGTGGAGTTGTAAAGGACAATTACGTAATTTTACCCGGTATTAGTCAAGACAAAGTGATAGAGTCTATAATAGCCTTTGGAAACTTAAAAGAGGCTAAGAATGTGGTCTTTGATCTACCGCCCGGTTTAGGAGATGAATTGTTAGTAATAGAAAGAGTTGCAGACAGAGATTACGCTCCGATTGTAGTAACTACTCCGTCAAAAGTCTCTGTGAAAGTAGTAGAGTATTTAATCAAATATTTAGTTAACGAGAGGAAAGTTAAACCAATGCTTTTAGTAAACATGTCGTATTTTAACTGTGGTGATAAAGTGGTAAGACCATTTGGGGATGTAAAGATAATAAAAGAGTTGTCTGAAAAATATGGTATAAAATTCTTTGAGTTGCCAATTGATACAGAGATAGAAGCTTTCATAGGAAATATTCAGAACTACAATGGTGTAGTTAGGCAGAGAATTAGGGAGTTAGTCTTGTCACGAGCTATTTTTTAA
- a CDS encoding hydrogenase maturation nickel metallochaperone HypA: protein MHEWSVADSIIRALINWANENNVKEIEKVKVGIPSFTFLEVDILKEAFDTMKKGSVILDNATLEVKFKDPTFKCRNCDNVFTIDQVKDQLDKVRSEYGEEYPLHLIPSLASSFLTCPRCVSHDVVVQLDDITIDEIVVREGGTIKTVG, encoded by the coding sequence ATGCACGAGTGGTCAGTTGCCGATTCGATAATAAGGGCTTTAATAAATTGGGCTAATGAGAACAACGTGAAGGAAATAGAGAAAGTTAAAGTGGGGATCCCATCTTTCACTTTCCTTGAAGTAGACATTCTGAAAGAAGCTTTTGATACGATGAAGAAAGGATCAGTAATTTTAGATAATGCAACTCTAGAGGTAAAGTTTAAGGATCCTACCTTTAAGTGTAGGAACTGTGACAATGTGTTTACAATTGACCAAGTAAAGGATCAACTTGACAAGGTGAGAAGTGAATATGGTGAGGAATATCCTTTGCACTTAATTCCCTCATTAGCCTCATCATTCTTAACTTGTCCAAGATGTGTGTCACATGATGTTGTAGTTCAGTTAGACGATATAACAATAGATGAGATAGTGGTGAGGGAAGGTGGAACCATTAAGACAGTTGGCTAA
- a CDS encoding DUF4898 domain-containing protein, translated as MTSNIEVEDYIIKVARTLSISDLRAFNTSIVSDYQKFFDLILPKDVINVLVVLPLNENDMANKIREAISKVRPSASLTIMYSKNASQKIYMGYYSSASKIQDLAKKYSIR; from the coding sequence ATGACATCTAATATTGAAGTTGAAGATTACATCATTAAAGTTGCAAGAACGTTAAGTATATCTGATCTTAGAGCATTTAATACCAGTATAGTATCTGACTATCAAAAATTTTTCGACCTTATCCTTCCAAAAGATGTCATTAATGTTTTAGTAGTATTACCATTAAACGAGAATGATATGGCTAATAAGATTAGGGAAGCAATAAGTAAAGTCAGACCTAGTGCGTCACTTACTATAATGTATAGTAAAAATGCTAGCCAAAAAATTTACATGGGATACTACTCTTCAGCTAGTAAAATTCAAGATTTAGCTAAAAAATACAGCATTAGATAA
- a CDS encoding CPBP family intramembrane glutamic endopeptidase, producing the protein MRIECLFSGIILPLLAIPWELYAYSLDRSLYLGALVVSIAEIVSLLLVKKITKNKLRMSYNRGIFLSIPMIIIMIIFPSSSPIIFKYPLLLFPAIIGGICEEYIYRGYILEEGKYDVYIQAVLWSFNHILDGPIFMIYTLFIGVILGLISKKYGIMPCIIAHVCSNVLRLM; encoded by the coding sequence ATGAGAATAGAGTGTTTATTTTCAGGAATAATTTTACCTTTATTAGCAATCCCTTGGGAATTATACGCATATTCTTTAGATAGATCATTATATTTAGGAGCGTTAGTGGTCTCAATAGCTGAAATAGTCTCCCTTCTATTGGTCAAGAAAATAACTAAGAATAAACTGAGAATGTCTTATAATCGAGGAATCTTCCTTTCAATACCAATGATAATTATTATGATAATTTTTCCTTCAAGCAGTCCAATAATTTTCAAATACCCATTACTACTATTTCCAGCAATTATAGGGGGAATATGTGAAGAGTATATTTATAGGGGTTATATTCTAGAAGAAGGAAAATATGACGTTTATATTCAAGCAGTCCTCTGGTCGTTTAACCACATTTTAGATGGACCAATTTTCATGATTTATACTCTTTTTATAGGTGTAATTTTAGGACTAATTTCTAAGAAATATGGTATTATGCCATGTATTATAGCCCATGTCTGTAGTAATGTTTTAAGGCTAATGTGA
- a CDS encoding beta-L-arabinofuranosidase domain-containing protein: MKFVPWRLAYNKELIALFMNASWCIDCYQQEKEIEGLDEEFLQISFTKEDADERLDLAVRYTPQIYPSISLISKSTVIGGTYGLVKRNKIREILTQAIELTEGKRKLVTLPKISVHKLSVSPQYVVSEVLRNCEGYYDWINGGFEREPKFVSPEVLNLFLKLNDFYHTSMVVATLDNVISNLWDDGFYAYSITSDWKTPYKAKLYDFNAELVSTLLEAYEKIGDDNYLDYAVKSIEWMIRNRRSDGLFPNAQVIDKVDSRAFLSVNSVVGESLFRMYKETEDSKYLEIAEELYNNIVSRKLTHNLDNPDSPLFLIDIARFLKFSSYLKKNNKEIFNILSNYESNKGAYYDVTLKHASEERIGRYTFLYDNSILAQAFINLGMINEAKKILDSLIESFTIYTYFNQAVYALTLGEVYGLFPH, encoded by the coding sequence ATGAAGTTCGTTCCATGGAGGTTAGCTTATAATAAGGAACTAATAGCCCTCTTCATGAATGCTAGCTGGTGTATAGATTGCTATCAGCAAGAGAAGGAAATTGAAGGCCTTGACGAAGAATTTCTACAAATATCTTTTACTAAAGAGGATGCTGATGAGAGACTTGATCTAGCAGTTAGATATACTCCGCAAATTTATCCATCTATTAGTTTAATAAGTAAATCTACGGTAATTGGTGGTACTTATGGTTTAGTCAAAAGGAATAAGATTAGAGAGATTTTAACTCAAGCTATAGAGCTTACAGAAGGTAAACGAAAACTCGTTACGTTACCTAAAATCTCTGTGCATAAACTTAGCGTTAGCCCTCAGTATGTAGTAAGTGAGGTATTAAGAAATTGTGAGGGATATTATGATTGGATAAATGGGGGATTTGAAAGAGAACCTAAATTCGTTTCTCCGGAAGTATTAAACTTATTTTTAAAGCTTAATGATTTCTATCATACGTCTATGGTAGTTGCTACGTTAGATAACGTTATATCTAATTTGTGGGATGATGGATTCTATGCATACTCCATAACTAGTGATTGGAAAACTCCTTATAAAGCAAAGTTATATGATTTTAATGCAGAGTTAGTTAGCACTCTTCTTGAAGCCTATGAGAAGATAGGGGATGACAATTATTTAGATTATGCAGTAAAGTCTATAGAGTGGATGATAAGGAATAGGAGGAGTGATGGATTATTTCCTAATGCACAAGTGATTGATAAAGTGGATAGCAGAGCCTTTTTGAGTGTAAACAGTGTTGTTGGAGAGTCTTTATTCAGAATGTATAAGGAGACTGAGGATAGTAAATATTTAGAGATAGCTGAAGAATTGTATAATAATATTGTCTCTCGTAAACTCACTCATAATCTAGATAACCCTGACTCTCCCCTTTTCCTAATTGATATTGCGCGTTTTCTAAAATTTTCCTCTTACCTAAAAAAGAATAATAAAGAAATTTTCAATATTCTTAGTAATTATGAAAGCAATAAGGGTGCATATTATGATGTGACATTGAAACACGCGAGTGAAGAGAGGATTGGTAGGTACACTTTCCTCTACGATAATTCTATTTTAGCCCAAGCCTTCATTAATCTTGGAATGATTAATGAGGCTAAGAAAATCTTGGACTCTTTAATCGAGTCCTTTACAATATACACTTACTTTAATCAAGCTGTATACGCATTAACTTTAGGTGAAGTATATGGTCTCTTTCCTCACTAG
- a CDS encoding nitrous oxide reductase family maturation protein NosD gives MRRKVVSFILLLLIIVPILVSPNILAGSISSNSIIIVKKNNVIIEGMKIIGNITVINSHNVLIYNNTIFGSEYYGIFVYNSSNVSIIDNKIGSNYYDGISIKQSNNTVIERNIIFNNTNGDGITIWYFSNNIFISNNSIIENKYGIVLLTSLNIVVKNNNITNSMYYGIYLYNVSNTSLYDNLVEEDDAGIEIEYSSVVNVLSNHISNNLVGVYLGKEIYNLTLRYNVIQSAKFVGLLIVYYPIPFVSQGNTFYNNTKNQFYAFNTTINSITPSYSITNITIRQQQRSGQNTFYYLIPLSLILSLLIVLLVKRKKG, from the coding sequence ATGAGAAGAAAAGTAGTTTCTTTTATATTACTACTTCTTATCATTGTGCCTATTCTAGTATCACCTAATATTTTAGCTGGCTCAATTTCTAGCAATTCAATAATTATTGTGAAAAAGAATAATGTTATTATTGAAGGCATGAAGATTATAGGTAATATCACAGTAATAAATTCACATAATGTACTAATTTATAACAATACAATTTTTGGAAGTGAATATTACGGAATATTTGTTTACAATTCATCAAATGTTAGTATAATTGACAATAAAATAGGATCGAATTATTATGATGGAATTAGCATCAAACAGTCTAACAATACTGTGATAGAGAGAAATATTATATTTAACAATACTAATGGTGATGGAATTACTATTTGGTATTTTAGTAATAATATATTTATTTCCAATAATAGTATTATTGAAAATAAATATGGTATCGTTCTATTAACATCTTTAAATATAGTAGTTAAGAATAACAATATCACGAATTCAATGTATTATGGAATTTACTTATATAACGTCAGTAATACTAGCCTTTATGATAATTTAGTTGAAGAAGATGATGCGGGAATAGAGATAGAGTATTCTAGTGTAGTGAATGTTCTATCAAACCACATTTCAAATAATTTAGTTGGTGTTTATTTGGGAAAAGAAATATACAATCTTACCTTAAGATATAACGTAATTCAAAGTGCTAAATTTGTCGGATTACTTATCGTTTATTATCCTATCCCGTTTGTATCTCAAGGAAACACTTTCTATAATAATACTAAAAATCAATTTTATGCATTTAATACTACTATAAATTCGATTACTCCGTCGTATAGTATAACTAACATTACAATACGTCAGCAACAACGGTCTGGGCAAAACACTTTTTACTATTTAATCCCACTTAGCTTAATTCTATCTCTCTTAATCGTGTTATTAGTGAAAAGGAAAAAAGGTTAG